The proteins below are encoded in one region of Dasypus novemcinctus isolate mDasNov1 chromosome 13, mDasNov1.1.hap2, whole genome shotgun sequence:
- the CTSS gene encoding cathepsin S isoform X1 has protein sequence MKWLAWVLLVCSSAMAQLHTDPILDKHWDLWKKTYGKQYKEKNEEVARRLIWEKNLKFVMLHNLEHSMGMHSYDLGMNHLGDMTSQEVVSLMSSLRVPSEWQRNVTYKANPNQKLPDSLDWREKGCVTNVKYQGSCGACWAFSAVGALEAQLKLKTGKLVSLSAQNLVDCSTEKYGNKGCNGGFMTMAFQYIIDNNGIDSDISYPYKALDGKCQYDPKKRAATCSKYTELPYGSEEALKEAVANKGPVSVGIDASHPSFFLYKSGVYYEPSCTQNVNHGVLVVGYGNLNGKDYWLVKNRVGRGHRNASSCTSGTGASTLVTKGIFGWQEIVETIVGLLVIPPTRKSRGSLHLRRVKKDEPLFLP, from the exons ATGAAATGGTTGGCTTGGGTGCTCCTGGTGTGCTCCTCTGCGATGGCACAGCTGCACACGGATCCCATCCTGGATAAACACTGGGATCTCTGGAAGAAAACCTATGGCAAACAATATAAAGAAAAG AATGAGGAAGTAGCACGGCGTCTCATTTGGGAAAAGAATCTAAAGTTTGTGATGCTTCACAATCTGGAGCACTCAATGGGAATGCATTCATATGATCTAGGCATGAATCACCTGGGAGACATG ACCAGTCAAGAAGTGGTGTCTTTGATGAGTTCCCTGAGAGTTCCCAGTGAATGGCAGAGAAATGTTACTTACAAGGCAAACCCTAATCAGAAATTGCCAGATTCTCTGGACTGGAGAGAGAAGGGGTGTGTTACTAACGTAAAATACCAG GGTTCTTGTGGTGCTTGCTGGGCTTTCAGTGCTGTGGGGGCCCTGGAAGCACAGCTGAAACTGAAAACAGGAAAGCTGGTGTCTCTCAGTGCACAGAACCTGGTGGATTGCTCAACTGAAAAATATGGGAATAAAGGATGCAATGGTGGCTTCATGACAATGGCTTTTCAATACATCATTGATAACAATGGAATCGACTCAGACATTTCCTATCCCTACAAAGCCTTG GATGGAAAGTGCCAGTATGACCCAAAAAAGAGAGCTGCCACATGTTCAAAGTACACTGAACTTCCCTATGGCAGTGAAGAGGCCCTGAAAGAAGCTGTGGCCAACAAAGGTCCTGTGTCTGTTGGCATAGATGCAAGtcatccttctttcttcctctacaAAAGTG gTGTCTACTATGAACCATCCTGTACCCAGAATGTGAATCATGGTGTACTGGTGGTTGGCTATGGTAACCTTAATGGGAAAGACTACTGGCTTGTGAAAAACAG ggTTGGTAGGGGGCACAGAAATGCTTCTTCATGCACAAGTGGCA cTGGGGCCTCAACTTTGGTGACCAAGGGTATATTCGGATGGCAAGAAATAGTGGAAACCATTGTGGGATTGCTAGTTATCCCTCCTACCCGGAAATCTAGAGGATCTCTTCATTTAAGAAGAGTCAAGAAAGATGAACCACTTTTCTTACCTTAA
- the CTSS gene encoding cathepsin S isoform X2 — protein MKWLAWVLLVCSSAMAQLHTDPILDKHWDLWKKTYGKQYKEKNEEVARRLIWEKNLKFVMLHNLEHSMGMHSYDLGMNHLGDMTSQEVVSLMSSLRVPSEWQRNVTYKANPNQKLPDSLDWREKGCVTNVKYQGSCGACWAFSAVGALEAQLKLKTGKLVSLSAQNLVDCSTEKYGNKGCNGGFMTMAFQYIIDNNGIDSDISYPYKALDGKCQYDPKKRAATCSKYTELPYGSEEALKEAVANKGPVSVGIDASHPSFFLYKSGVYYEPSCTQNVNHGVLVVGYGNLNGKDYWLVKNSWGLNFGDQGYIRMARNSGNHCGIASYPSYPEI, from the exons ATGAAATGGTTGGCTTGGGTGCTCCTGGTGTGCTCCTCTGCGATGGCACAGCTGCACACGGATCCCATCCTGGATAAACACTGGGATCTCTGGAAGAAAACCTATGGCAAACAATATAAAGAAAAG AATGAGGAAGTAGCACGGCGTCTCATTTGGGAAAAGAATCTAAAGTTTGTGATGCTTCACAATCTGGAGCACTCAATGGGAATGCATTCATATGATCTAGGCATGAATCACCTGGGAGACATG ACCAGTCAAGAAGTGGTGTCTTTGATGAGTTCCCTGAGAGTTCCCAGTGAATGGCAGAGAAATGTTACTTACAAGGCAAACCCTAATCAGAAATTGCCAGATTCTCTGGACTGGAGAGAGAAGGGGTGTGTTACTAACGTAAAATACCAG GGTTCTTGTGGTGCTTGCTGGGCTTTCAGTGCTGTGGGGGCCCTGGAAGCACAGCTGAAACTGAAAACAGGAAAGCTGGTGTCTCTCAGTGCACAGAACCTGGTGGATTGCTCAACTGAAAAATATGGGAATAAAGGATGCAATGGTGGCTTCATGACAATGGCTTTTCAATACATCATTGATAACAATGGAATCGACTCAGACATTTCCTATCCCTACAAAGCCTTG GATGGAAAGTGCCAGTATGACCCAAAAAAGAGAGCTGCCACATGTTCAAAGTACACTGAACTTCCCTATGGCAGTGAAGAGGCCCTGAAAGAAGCTGTGGCCAACAAAGGTCCTGTGTCTGTTGGCATAGATGCAAGtcatccttctttcttcctctacaAAAGTG gTGTCTACTATGAACCATCCTGTACCCAGAATGTGAATCATGGTGTACTGGTGGTTGGCTATGGTAACCTTAATGGGAAAGACTACTGGCTTGTGAAAAACAG cTGGGGCCTCAACTTTGGTGACCAAGGGTATATTCGGATGGCAAGAAATAGTGGAAACCATTGTGGGATTGCTAGTTATCCCTCCTACCCGGAAATCTAG